In Macadamia integrifolia cultivar HAES 741 chromosome 1, SCU_Mint_v3, whole genome shotgun sequence, a single window of DNA contains:
- the LOC122076235 gene encoding protein DDB_G0268328-like isoform X1 → MKEKKSTRIDVSNSSTNPSSSSTSSASVRAVLIRKNSPEDLLLRRLRQHLLFAKLRSLIPPQPFQMMEEETNVAPLASSSSTTPTPALAPRLLQCEGKNEEEEVDDDDDDDDEDDGNYKIEVEVEDESKPFMPSIEIIKGEVSLLISTIVLKDISLTSTLFHLLEQEELQIDYETQYRSETKVCHTIKVTVRPGYDVDELEKKLWRWAGKPI, encoded by the exons atgaaagagaagaagagcacAAGAATTGATGTGTCAAACTCTTCAACAAACCCTTCTTCAAGTTCTACTTCTTCAGCATCAGTTAGAGCGGTGCTGATTCGCAAGAACAGCCCTGAAGATCTCCTTCTTCGCCGTCTTAGACAACACCTCCTCTTTGCTAAGCTCAGGTCCTTGATACCACCCCAGCCTTTCCAG ATGATGGAGGAGGAAACGAACGTTGCACCATTGGCCTCATCAAGCAGTACTACACCTACACCTGCACTTGCACCAAGGTTGTTGCAGtgtgaaggaaaaaatgaagaagaagaagtagatgatgacgatgatgatgatgatgaagatgatggaaaCTACAAGATCGAGGTGGAAGTAGAAGATGAGTCAAAGCCGTTCATGCCATCTATCGAGATAATCAAAGGTGAAGTTTCCCTCCTCATCAGTACCATAGTTCTCAAGGACATCTCTTTAACCTCAActctttttcatcttcttgaGCAAGAGGAGCTTCAAATTGACTATGAGACTCAATATAGAAGTGAAACCAAAGTCTGTCACACCATTAAG GTGACTGTGAGGCCGGGATATGATGTAGATGAATTGGAGAAGAAGCTTTGGAGGTGGGCTGGGAAACCCATTTGA
- the LOC122076235 gene encoding pheromone receptor transcription factor-like isoform X2 — MKEKKSTRIDVSNSSTNPSSSSTSSASVRAVLIRKNSPEDLLLRRLRQHLLFAKLRSLIPPQPFQMMEEETNVAPLASSSSTTPTPALAPRLLQCEGKNEEEEVDDDDDDDDEDDGNYKIEVEVEDESKPFMPSIEIIKGDCEAGI, encoded by the exons atgaaagagaagaagagcacAAGAATTGATGTGTCAAACTCTTCAACAAACCCTTCTTCAAGTTCTACTTCTTCAGCATCAGTTAGAGCGGTGCTGATTCGCAAGAACAGCCCTGAAGATCTCCTTCTTCGCCGTCTTAGACAACACCTCCTCTTTGCTAAGCTCAGGTCCTTGATACCACCCCAGCCTTTCCAG ATGATGGAGGAGGAAACGAACGTTGCACCATTGGCCTCATCAAGCAGTACTACACCTACACCTGCACTTGCACCAAGGTTGTTGCAGtgtgaaggaaaaaatgaagaagaagaagtagatgatgacgatgatgatgatgatgaagatgatggaaaCTACAAGATCGAGGTGGAAGTAGAAGATGAGTCAAAGCCGTTCATGCCATCTATCGAGATAATCAAAG GTGACTGTGAGGCCGGGATATGA